A window of the Bacillota bacterium genome harbors these coding sequences:
- a CDS encoding (2Fe-2S) ferredoxin domain-containing protein yields the protein MNKPKHHILVCTSIRPTGQSKGLCHGKSSVEILSAFLEEIEDQGLSGEIFISNTGCLGLCEQGPVVVVYPDNVWYGGVSPGDAEEIMEEHILGGNVVERLLIK from the coding sequence ATGAATAAACCCAAACATCATATATTAGTCTGTACCAGCATAAGGCCCACCGGCCAGTCCAAGGGCCTGTGTCACGGCAAATCCTCAGTGGAAATACTGTCCGCTTTTCTGGAGGAAATTGAGGATCAGGGGTTGTCCGGGGAAATTTTTATTTCCAATACCGGCTGCCTTGGCTTATGTGAACAGGGTCCAGTGGTAGTAGTTTACCCGGATAATGTTTGGTATGGAGGCGTATCTCCCGGTGACGCGGAGGAGATTATGGAGGAGCACATTCTGGGCGGCAATGTGGTGGAGCGTCTGCTTATAAAGTAG
- a CDS encoding 4Fe-4S dicluster domain-containing protein, with protein sequence MAKILVKPEVCIGCHLCEVWCAVAHSKSKNLIKAFMYEDPKPLPRVAVEEDLPLTFPLQCRHCDEPDCVSACISGALHKDPESGRVIHDKERCVGCYSCVLVCPYGNVFIDHENRKIVKCDLCAGLDMPYCVSNCPNEALIYVSDS encoded by the coding sequence ATGGCAAAAATTTTAGTCAAACCTGAAGTTTGCATAGGATGCCACTTGTGTGAAGTTTGGTGCGCGGTGGCCCATTCCAAATCTAAAAACCTGATTAAGGCTTTTATGTATGAAGACCCCAAGCCGCTGCCCCGGGTGGCAGTGGAAGAAGATTTGCCGCTTACTTTCCCACTGCAGTGCCGGCATTGTGATGAGCCTGACTGTGTTTCGGCTTGCATAAGCGGTGCCTTACATAAGGACCCGGAAAGTGGCAGGGTGATTCACGACAAGGAAAGATGCGTAGGGTGTTACAGCTGTGTGCTGGTTTGCCCCTACGGAAATGTGTTTATCGATCATGAGAACCGCAAGATTGTAAAATGTGATTTATGTGCCGGGCTGGATATGCCTTATTGTGTAAGTAATTGTCCCAATGAAGCGCTTATATATGTATCGGATTCTTAA
- a CDS encoding homocitrate synthase encodes MQEVYIVDSTLRDGEQAPGVVFNLQEKVTIAKLLDRLGVYQIEAGIPIMGGVEQAAIKAIAGLGLTSRVSTWNRLLLADLRASLDCGIRDLHISAPVSDIHISYKLAKSRQWVLDCLKRALRYAADYGCRVTVGAEDASRADESFLLELALLAREMGAERLRYCDTVGVMTPFALSLAISRLQEKSGIEIEFHGHNDFGLATANSLTAVTAGVRYIDTTIGGLGERAGNASLEELAGALKGTCGIDLGLNKKLLRVLGRYVARGANRPYLQNNFTAKNLMPGNSVSHAG; translated from the coding sequence ATGCAGGAAGTTTACATTGTGGACAGCACCTTGAGGGATGGGGAACAGGCACCGGGTGTAGTATTTAATTTACAGGAAAAAGTCACCATAGCCAAACTACTGGACCGACTTGGAGTATACCAGATTGAAGCCGGTATCCCTATCATGGGTGGAGTGGAACAGGCCGCTATCAAAGCCATTGCCGGTCTGGGGCTGACCAGCAGGGTGTCCACATGGAACCGCCTGCTGCTGGCTGACCTCCGGGCCTCCCTGGATTGCGGGATTAGAGATTTGCACATCTCGGCCCCGGTTTCGGATATTCATATTAGTTACAAGCTGGCTAAATCTCGCCAGTGGGTGCTGGATTGCTTAAAACGTGCACTTCGCTATGCCGCTGACTACGGGTGCAGGGTGACAGTGGGGGCGGAAGACGCTTCCCGGGCCGATGAAAGCTTCTTGCTGGAATTGGCATTGTTGGCCCGGGAAATGGGTGCCGAGCGGCTGCGTTATTGCGATACGGTCGGTGTCATGACTCCTTTTGCCCTTTCCCTGGCCATTAGCCGCTTGCAAGAGAAATCAGGTATTGAGATTGAATTTCACGGTCACAATGATTTCGGCCTGGCCACCGCTAATTCCCTGACAGCCGTCACGGCAGGCGTCCGTTATATAGATACAACCATTGGAGGACTGGGAGAGAGGGCAGGAAATGCCTCATTGGAGGAACTGGCCGGGGCACTTAAAGGAACCTGTGGGATTGACCTGGGACTAAATAAGAAATTATTGCGGGTCCTTGGCCGTTACGTGGCCCGGGGGGCAAACCGGCCCTATCTGCAAAATAATTTTACCGCTAAGAATTTAATGCCTGGTAATTCTGTTTCCCATGCCGGTTAG
- a CDS encoding NAD(P)/FAD-dependent oxidoreductase, which yields MQKFNYLIIGNSAGAVGCIEGLRTVDKNGTIAVVSEESHHVYSRALIPYYLDGKVNKENMHYRPQDFYQRAGVTLFSGQRASEVHFDTKEVVMAGGERLGYEKLLLATGGKPIVPPIPGLDKSNVFTFLSMDDVLKIEKSLAGAKDAVVLGGGVIGLMAAEVLKKKGLNVHVLELAPRVLAPVIDETASDIVESSFKEVGVEIATNNTIQEIHGQETVDKIVLKDGTVLSCDLLVVGVGVSPRVDLVANTAIKIERGIVVDQKMQTSVPDVYACGDCASIYDFITGENRPLPLWPNAYSGGRVAAFNMAGKSRYYTWGTGMNSMHFFDTNIINAGMNVSEENDQNLEIITKVEKEKRIYRKFVINEQGHIKGFALIGEVARAGILLNLIRSKVDVRPFKQKLLEEDFGYAHMHEELRWQLLKDDVVLGVI from the coding sequence ATGCAAAAGTTTAATTACCTTATTATCGGCAATTCTGCCGGTGCCGTGGGGTGTATCGAAGGGTTAAGGACAGTAGATAAAAACGGCACCATAGCCGTGGTTTCTGAAGAGAGCCATCATGTTTACTCTAGGGCTTTGATTCCTTATTACCTGGATGGAAAAGTAAATAAAGAAAATATGCACTACAGGCCCCAGGATTTTTACCAGCGGGCCGGGGTTACCCTTTTTTCCGGTCAGAGGGCTTCTGAAGTCCATTTTGACACTAAAGAGGTGGTGATGGCCGGCGGTGAGCGGTTGGGTTATGAAAAACTCCTTTTGGCCACCGGTGGAAAACCTATTGTCCCACCCATTCCCGGTTTGGATAAAAGCAATGTTTTTACTTTCCTCAGCATGGATGATGTCTTAAAGATCGAAAAATCCCTGGCCGGGGCAAAAGACGCCGTAGTGCTGGGCGGCGGGGTAATTGGTCTTATGGCGGCAGAGGTACTCAAAAAGAAGGGCCTAAATGTGCACGTACTAGAACTTGCACCACGGGTTTTAGCACCGGTAATTGACGAGACCGCCTCGGACATAGTAGAAAGTTCCTTTAAAGAGGTGGGGGTGGAAATTGCTACCAATAATACCATCCAAGAAATTCACGGTCAGGAAACAGTGGACAAAATAGTCTTAAAGGACGGAACTGTTCTTTCTTGTGACCTTTTAGTAGTAGGCGTTGGTGTATCACCCAGGGTGGACTTAGTAGCCAACACAGCCATAAAGATTGAACGAGGCATAGTTGTGGATCAAAAAATGCAGACTTCTGTACCAGATGTTTATGCATGCGGTGATTGCGCCTCCATTTATGACTTTATTACCGGTGAAAACCGCCCCTTGCCTTTATGGCCCAACGCTTATTCCGGGGGCAGGGTGGCTGCTTTCAATATGGCTGGAAAAAGCAGGTATTACACCTGGGGAACCGGTATGAACTCTATGCACTTCTTTGACACCAATATAATTAACGCGGGTATGAATGTCTCTGAAGAGAATGACCAAAACCTTGAAATCATTACCAAGGTAGAGAAGGAAAAAAGGATTTACCGCAAATTTGTGATCAATGAGCAAGGGCATATAAAAGGATTTGCTTTGATAGGGGAAGTAGCCAGGGCCGGGATATTACTTAATCTAATACGCAGTAAAGTTGATGTAAGGCCTTTTAAACAAAAGCTCCTGGAAGAGGACTTCGGCTATGCCCATATGCACGAAGAATTAAGGTGGCAGCTTTTAAAAGATGACGTGGTATTGGGAGTGATTTAG
- the nifB gene encoding nitrogenase cofactor biosynthesis protein NifB encodes MTGRHPCYSYDAHHKHARMHLPVAPRCNISCNYCNRKFDCVNESRPGVTSEVLTPEAARDKFLRVRNKVPNLSVVGIAGPGDALANWGSTRRSIELIKEADPEVIFCLSTNGLVLPDYAREIVELGIKHVTVTVNSLDTVTGSRIYRHVNYRGKVYRGAAGAEILLRNQQKGIKYLSRNGVLVKVNIVMVKGVNDERIPKVVRRVKELGAFITNIMPLVPAPGSVFQDYPPTDAVELDFMRDHCGQDMRQMRHCKQCRADAIGLLSDDRSLEFSTAEKQNDENYHGLIKQSMG; translated from the coding sequence ATGACCGGACGGCACCCTTGTTACTCATACGATGCTCATCACAAACACGCCCGGATGCACCTGCCGGTGGCGCCCCGGTGCAATATTAGCTGCAATTATTGCAACCGCAAGTTTGATTGCGTGAATGAAAGCAGACCCGGTGTAACCAGCGAGGTTTTAACTCCGGAGGCGGCCAGGGATAAATTCCTGCGGGTGCGGAATAAGGTGCCCAACCTTAGCGTAGTGGGTATCGCCGGGCCGGGGGATGCTCTGGCCAACTGGGGCAGTACCAGGAGAAGCATTGAACTAATTAAGGAAGCCGACCCGGAAGTAATTTTTTGCCTCTCAACCAACGGTCTGGTGCTGCCGGACTATGCTCGGGAGATAGTGGAACTAGGTATAAAGCACGTAACCGTTACCGTCAACAGCCTTGATACCGTCACCGGGTCCCGTATATACAGGCATGTTAACTACCGGGGCAAAGTATACCGAGGGGCGGCAGGGGCGGAAATACTGCTGCGCAACCAGCAAAAGGGCATCAAGTACTTATCCCGAAACGGGGTACTGGTGAAAGTGAACATTGTGATGGTCAAAGGTGTTAATGATGAACGAATCCCGAAAGTGGTACGGCGGGTAAAGGAACTGGGCGCGTTTATTACCAACATCATGCCGCTGGTTCCCGCCCCGGGTAGTGTATTCCAGGACTACCCCCCCACCGACGCCGTGGAATTAGATTTTATGCGTGACCACTGCGGCCAAGATATGCGGCAAATGCGCCACTGCAAACAATGCCGGGCCGATGCCATCGGCCTGTTGAGCGATGACCGGTCCCTGGAGTTCAGTACTGCCGAAAAGCAAAATGATGAAAATTACCACGGTCTTATTAAACAATCAATGGGATAA
- a CDS encoding nucleotidyltransferase domain-containing protein gives MINDVLPQFKTFSPRHRKYIIDILIEIIDYYDHSLLGCAVFGSYARGDNRKNSDLDLLIILKQVPGFSKRVREFVERIEMKHELLAQEIFEKEEILCELSPYILGTNEALKMQPIYYDLIDNHIIIYDSVQIISRIIKSTKRILVESGARKVRRNNTWEWQTKKIGFTGGMDL, from the coding sequence ATGATAAATGATGTTTTGCCCCAATTTAAAACCTTTTCTCCGCGACACAGGAAATATATTATTGATATATTAATAGAAATTATTGATTATTATGATCATTCTCTTTTAGGCTGTGCTGTTTTCGGGTCCTACGCGCGGGGTGATAATCGTAAAAATTCTGATTTGGACTTATTGATTATTCTGAAGCAAGTTCCCGGTTTTAGCAAGCGGGTGAGGGAATTTGTGGAACGCATAGAAATGAAACACGAATTGCTGGCTCAGGAAATATTTGAAAAGGAAGAAATTCTTTGTGAGCTTTCACCTTATATTTTAGGTACTAATGAAGCTCTTAAAATGCAGCCGATATATTATGACCTGATAGATAATCACATTATAATATACGATTCTGTACAAATAATTTCCCGTATAATTAAATCCACAAAGAGAATTTTGGTTGAATCGGGCGCACGTAAAGTGCGGCGCAATAACACTTGGGAGTGGCAGACTAAGAAGATTGGTTTTACAGGGGGGATGGACTTGTGA
- a CDS encoding asparagine synthase B: MCGIVALYGKQSEKNLWEMVEKVHHRGPDEDDLCKFDNLYLGHKRLSIIGPDLGHQPIPNETGDINVIVNGEIYNYRLLKERLGGHTFSTKSDSEVVVHLYEEMGTRCVQELDGMFAFVLSDHGKPFAARDTLGIKPLYYAEDSNGIYFASELKCLIGVTDNILEFPPGHYYTPETGIKPYRELKAPYTGIKDWNDHKMKEAMANIRSKLEQAVVKRLMADVPLGVLLSGGLDSSLVSAISRRHTEDEQLNSFCVGMEGGSDLPAARTVADYLGTIHHEYVYTKDEVLDTLPKVIYYLESFDPSLIRSAVPTYFVSRLAAQHVKVILSGEGADELFSGYSYLKEIKSEEELHEELLRSIKALHNINLQRLDRMSMAHSIEGRVPFLDLDLVTYAAALPPEIKLYGDGQIEKWILRKAFEGYLPDEILWRDKEQFAEGCGSDRIIQEMVAEQISDREFNRDRNLISPPIRSKEELYYYRIFREFFDSDSAVSSVGRWATA, from the coding sequence ATGTGTGGAATTGTTGCCCTGTACGGGAAACAATCTGAGAAGAATTTATGGGAAATGGTGGAAAAGGTTCACCACCGGGGACCGGATGAAGACGACCTTTGTAAGTTTGACAATTTGTATCTTGGACACAAACGTCTTTCCATTATCGGCCCGGACCTGGGACACCAGCCCATCCCTAACGAAACGGGAGACATTAACGTTATTGTAAACGGAGAAATTTATAATTATCGACTGTTAAAAGAACGCTTAGGTGGACATACATTTAGCACCAAATCGGATAGTGAAGTGGTGGTTCACCTGTACGAAGAAATGGGAACCCGGTGTGTACAAGAGCTGGACGGAATGTTTGCCTTTGTACTCTCGGATCATGGCAAACCCTTTGCCGCCAGAGATACATTGGGTATTAAGCCCCTTTATTATGCCGAAGACAGTAACGGCATTTATTTTGCTTCAGAATTAAAATGCCTGATCGGTGTGACAGACAACATTTTAGAATTCCCTCCCGGGCATTATTACACCCCGGAAACCGGGATAAAGCCTTACCGTGAGCTTAAAGCGCCTTATACCGGTATAAAAGACTGGAATGACCATAAGATGAAAGAAGCCATGGCCAATATTAGGTCAAAGCTGGAACAGGCAGTGGTTAAAAGACTTATGGCAGATGTGCCGCTGGGAGTTCTTTTAAGCGGCGGTCTGGACAGCAGCCTGGTTTCAGCCATTTCCCGGCGACATACTGAGGATGAACAATTAAACTCCTTCTGCGTGGGCATGGAAGGCGGCAGTGACCTGCCCGCCGCCAGAACAGTGGCGGATTACCTGGGCACAATACACCATGAATACGTCTATACCAAAGACGAAGTACTGGACACTTTGCCCAAGGTTATATACTATCTGGAGTCCTTTGATCCTTCGCTGATTAGAAGTGCCGTTCCCACCTATTTTGTATCCAGGCTGGCGGCACAGCATGTTAAAGTTATATTGTCCGGTGAGGGAGCAGACGAACTGTTCTCGGGCTACAGCTATCTCAAGGAAATAAAGTCGGAAGAAGAATTGCACGAAGAATTATTACGGTCTATTAAAGCACTTCATAATATTAACCTGCAGCGTTTGGACCGCATGTCCATGGCCCACTCCATCGAGGGTAGAGTTCCTTTCCTGGATCTGGACCTGGTTACCTATGCAGCGGCACTACCGCCCGAAATAAAATTGTACGGCGATGGCCAGATAGAAAAGTGGATCTTGCGAAAAGCTTTTGAAGGATACCTGCCGGATGAAATATTATGGAGGGATAAAGAGCAGTTCGCAGAGGGATGCGGATCTGACCGTATAATTCAGGAAATGGTGGCGGAGCAAATCTCCGACCGGGAATTTAACCGTGACCGCAACTTGATTTCTCCTCCTATCCGCAGCAAAGAAGAATTATATTACTACCGTATTTTCCGTGAATTTTTCGATTCCGACAGCGCGGTTTCCAGCGTAGGACGCTGGGCCACGGCTTAA
- a CDS encoding nitrogenase yields MPRKTANYRNVNENPCNMCMPMGGILPFKGIEEAMVIIHGSQGCSTYMRRHIAEHFNEPIDVGSSSLNEKGTIYGGSQNLFQALDNIRKVYNPRLIGILTSCLAETIGEDVEGMARDYRKKQGLDNFPLVGVPTPGYGGTHSEGYWLALKKMVAALARPTEKHGGINVIVPNLSPADMREIKRILELMDVKYKLLPDISETLDRPIARPYTKIPPGGTRVEAIRCMPGAVATIQFGITVEDNVSPGHYLQSEFGVPLYNLPVPMGVEATDMFVGLLAEITGGSVPGVLKLERGRLLDCMVDSHKYNAQGRGAVFGDPELVCAVVRTCAENGLYPAVVATGSGNSGMKELLDPLLAECGQNVDYLDETDFMRVRTSCRENGVNMAIGHSDGKFLTESEGIPLVRMGFPIHDRVGGQRLLSVGYTGTTNFLDRVTNTLLEHKHKNYRATMYREFYREAGVKKRGCEIR; encoded by the coding sequence ATGCCGCGGAAAACAGCGAACTACCGGAACGTTAACGAGAACCCTTGCAACATGTGCATGCCTATGGGCGGGATACTGCCCTTCAAGGGGATCGAGGAGGCCATGGTCATCATCCATGGTTCCCAGGGCTGCAGCACGTACATGCGGCGACATATTGCCGAACATTTTAATGAGCCCATCGATGTGGGGTCTTCCTCTCTGAACGAAAAGGGTACTATATACGGCGGTTCACAAAACCTGTTTCAGGCCCTGGATAATATCCGCAAGGTATATAACCCGCGGTTGATAGGAATCCTCACCTCCTGTCTGGCGGAAACCATCGGCGAGGATGTGGAGGGTATGGCCCGGGACTACCGGAAAAAACAGGGTCTGGATAATTTCCCTCTGGTGGGTGTTCCCACCCCCGGTTACGGGGGTACCCACAGTGAGGGCTATTGGCTGGCGCTGAAAAAGATGGTTGCTGCGCTGGCCCGGCCCACGGAAAAACACGGCGGGATCAACGTTATTGTGCCTAACCTGAGCCCCGCCGATATGAGGGAAATAAAGCGTATCCTTGAACTAATGGATGTTAAATATAAACTTCTGCCTGATATTTCAGAAACCCTGGACCGGCCTATTGCCCGGCCATATACCAAGATTCCCCCCGGCGGCACGCGGGTGGAGGCCATACGGTGCATGCCGGGGGCCGTGGCTACCATCCAATTCGGCATTACGGTAGAGGATAATGTCTCGCCGGGCCACTACCTGCAATCAGAGTTCGGGGTGCCTCTCTATAACCTGCCCGTGCCCATGGGCGTGGAGGCTACCGATATGTTTGTTGGCTTGCTGGCGGAAATAACCGGCGGCAGTGTGCCCGGGGTGCTGAAACTGGAGAGAGGACGGTTATTGGACTGCATGGTGGATTCTCACAAGTACAATGCCCAGGGACGGGGAGCCGTGTTTGGTGATCCTGAACTGGTTTGCGCTGTGGTGCGGACTTGTGCGGAAAACGGACTCTACCCGGCGGTAGTGGCCACCGGTAGTGGGAACTCCGGGATGAAAGAACTATTGGATCCTCTACTGGCAGAATGCGGACAAAATGTAGATTATTTAGATGAAACCGACTTTATGCGAGTGAGAACATCGTGCCGGGAAAACGGGGTAAATATGGCCATTGGTCATTCCGACGGAAAATTTCTGACTGAAAGTGAAGGCATACCCCTGGTCAGAATGGGCTTTCCTATCCATGACCGGGTGGGCGGCCAACGTCTTTTATCGGTGGGGTATACCGGTACCACCAACTTTCTGGACCGGGTCACCAACACTTTATTGGAACATAAACATAAAAACTATCGCGCCACCATGTACCGTGAATTTTACCGGGAGGCCGGGGTTAAGAAAAGGGGATGTGAAATACGGTGA
- a CDS encoding nitrogenase gives MAFDIAVYMGESGETISMSDPGKLVVHRKRQGHWKACREKEFRPVPAEGMSGLRRMMGEVLEFMGECRVFVGQTVTGIPYFELEKYNCTVWEMQGKPGEFLDHILDREEEEQRLEKKTPLLVMPEPVEVGEGRFQISIKEVQDCGGGITSKQVLQPFLRRGEFFELEVSCSHIPPWLEAEFTGGTLKGEVLSSDPGEIKLVVTKKCCAD, from the coding sequence TTGGCCTTTGACATAGCTGTTTACATGGGCGAGAGCGGCGAAACAATATCTATGAGCGATCCGGGAAAATTGGTGGTGCACCGTAAAAGGCAGGGCCACTGGAAGGCGTGCCGGGAAAAAGAGTTTAGACCGGTTCCCGCAGAGGGTATGAGCGGGCTGCGCCGGATGATGGGTGAGGTTCTTGAATTTATGGGTGAATGCAGGGTCTTTGTAGGGCAAACTGTCACCGGAATACCCTATTTCGAACTGGAAAAATACAATTGCACGGTTTGGGAAATGCAGGGTAAACCCGGTGAGTTTTTGGATCATATTTTGGACCGGGAGGAAGAAGAGCAGCGACTGGAAAAAAAGACTCCCCTACTGGTGATGCCGGAGCCCGTAGAGGTAGGCGAAGGTCGCTTTCAGATTTCCATTAAGGAAGTACAGGACTGCGGCGGCGGTATAACCTCCAAGCAAGTATTGCAGCCGTTCTTACGCCGGGGCGAATTTTTTGAACTGGAAGTTAGCTGCAGCCATATACCGCCCTGGCTGGAAGCGGAATTCACCGGAGGCACCCTCAAGGGAGAAGTTTTGAGTTCGGACCCGGGTGAAATTAAATTGGTAGTTACTAAAAAATGCTGTGCCGACTAA
- the nifE gene encoding nitrogenase iron-molybdenum cofactor biosynthesis protein NifE, with protein MQLMKISNWLCEDFFRRDVINVSTAVPNDNLIMERQSSIQVKGGQRKNQLKCDVESIAGCVSQRACVYCGARVVLNPVTDAIHLVHGPIGCASYTWDIRGSLSSGSELYRNSFCTDLKENDIIFGGEKKLARAIDELVEKYESELVFVYSTCVVGVIGDDLEAVCKTAAHKHGIQVLPVQSSGFIGNKSAGYRAACDALLRLIEPPGGARPINSRRPVKSVNYLGDFNLAGEAWIIKDYLKRIGVEVNVVFTGDSNYRDLKKAPEASLNIMQCAGSMSYMARRMEELYSIPSLQISFLGLEDTAASLCKIADFFGEPEMMRRAKELIKEETIAVQPEMERYHEKLAGKKAAIYVGGGFKAISLIKQFREIGINVVMVGTQTGQEEEYQTLHDISDDGTVILDDANPSELERFMTEKGAHLLVGGVKERPLAYKLGVAFIDHNHDRKHPLSGYVGAVNFAREVYSTVCSPVWKYARETGGGLYAAENSELPER; from the coding sequence ATGCAGCTGATGAAGATCTCGAACTGGTTATGTGAGGATTTTTTTAGGAGAGATGTGATAAATGTGTCCACGGCTGTACCGAATGACAATTTGATAATGGAAAGGCAATCCTCCATCCAGGTTAAGGGAGGACAAAGGAAAAACCAGCTCAAATGCGATGTTGAAAGCATCGCGGGGTGTGTCAGCCAGCGGGCCTGTGTATATTGCGGGGCCAGGGTGGTGCTGAACCCGGTTACCGACGCCATTCACCTGGTACACGGCCCTATTGGCTGCGCCAGTTATACCTGGGACATCCGGGGCAGCCTGAGTAGCGGTTCTGAGTTGTACCGTAACAGCTTTTGCACCGATCTAAAGGAGAACGACATTATCTTCGGCGGTGAAAAGAAACTGGCCCGGGCCATCGACGAATTGGTAGAAAAGTATGAGTCGGAATTAGTATTTGTATATTCCACCTGCGTGGTGGGGGTAATCGGTGACGACCTGGAGGCGGTCTGTAAAACGGCGGCCCACAAGCACGGCATCCAGGTACTCCCGGTCCAATCCAGCGGGTTTATCGGCAACAAATCGGCGGGTTACCGGGCGGCCTGTGATGCGCTGCTTCGCCTCATTGAGCCGCCGGGAGGCGCGCGCCCGATTAATAGCAGGCGGCCGGTGAAAAGCGTCAATTACTTGGGGGACTTTAACTTGGCCGGGGAAGCCTGGATTATTAAAGATTATTTAAAGCGCATCGGTGTGGAAGTTAACGTGGTGTTTACCGGCGACAGCAATTACCGGGACCTTAAAAAGGCCCCTGAGGCCTCGCTGAATATCATGCAGTGTGCCGGTTCCATGTCCTATATGGCCCGGCGTATGGAGGAACTGTACAGCATACCCTCCTTGCAGATCTCCTTTTTGGGGCTGGAGGACACTGCGGCGTCACTGTGCAAAATAGCAGATTTCTTCGGTGAGCCGGAAATGATGCGCCGGGCAAAGGAATTGATCAAGGAGGAAACTATCGCTGTACAGCCGGAGATGGAGCGTTATCATGAAAAGCTGGCAGGTAAAAAAGCTGCTATTTACGTAGGTGGTGGATTCAAAGCCATTTCGTTAATTAAGCAGTTTAGGGAAATCGGTATCAACGTAGTAATGGTAGGAACCCAAACCGGCCAGGAAGAGGAATACCAGACGCTGCATGACATCTCTGACGATGGTACGGTGATCCTGGACGACGCTAACCCCTCCGAATTGGAGCGGTTCATGACCGAAAAGGGTGCTCACCTTTTGGTGGGTGGTGTTAAAGAAAGGCCTCTGGCTTATAAGTTGGGAGTAGCCTTTATTGACCATAACCATGACCGTAAGCACCCGCTAAGCGGTTACGTAGGAGCGGTGAACTTTGCCCGGGAGGTATATTCTACGGTGTGTTCACCGGTTTGGAAATACGCCAGGGAAACGGGGGGTGGACTGTATGCCGCGGAAAACAGCGAACTACCGGAACGTTAA
- a CDS encoding HEPN domain-containing protein, with amino-acid sequence MKVDQLTAAYLKKAKVRFDALTFYKDNESYSDVVREAQELVELLLKAVLRSVGVEVPKIHDVGRTLEKNRQLLPQVLNERLSELKKISKRLRKERELSFYGAEDFIPTEEYELEDAEMAIKDAELVLKTVQYALKEDNNS; translated from the coding sequence GTGAAAGTAGATCAGCTGACTGCGGCATATTTAAAAAAGGCAAAGGTACGCTTTGATGCGCTTACATTTTATAAAGACAATGAATCATATTCTGATGTAGTCAGAGAAGCACAAGAATTAGTTGAACTGTTATTAAAAGCAGTACTCAGATCGGTTGGGGTAGAGGTGCCCAAAATACACGATGTGGGCCGAACGTTGGAAAAGAACCGCCAATTGTTGCCCCAGGTTTTGAACGAGCGGTTGAGTGAATTAAAAAAAATCTCCAAGCGACTGCGCAAAGAAAGGGAATTGAGTTTTTACGGTGCTGAAGATTTCATTCCTACCGAAGAATATGAATTGGAAGATGCCGAAATGGCCATAAAGGACGCGGAACTTGTACTGAAGACAGTGCAATATGCTCTTAAAGAGGATAATAATAGTTAA